The Methylomonas koyamae genome has a segment encoding these proteins:
- a CDS encoding 2Fe-2S iron-sulfur cluster-binding protein — protein sequence MALVTFSSPEYRDKTVYAVAGSHTQTVLKLALENKIPINFECEDGECGTCLVKVTSIDKKNQRMGGPLTEKEKAVLKQLGKVTGEELEKMIVDDLPCEWRLACQMIVRDEDIRVEY from the coding sequence ATGGCATTAGTCACATTTTCAAGCCCGGAATACCGGGATAAAACCGTTTACGCCGTCGCCGGCAGCCACACCCAGACCGTGTTGAAGCTGGCGTTGGAAAATAAAATCCCCATCAACTTCGAGTGCGAAGACGGGGAATGCGGTACCTGCCTGGTTAAAGTCACCAGTATCGACAAAAAAAACCAGCGCATGGGCGGCCCGTTGACCGAGAAGGAAAAAGCGGTGCTGAAACAGCTCGGCAAGGTCACCGGCGAAGAGCTGGAGAAAATGATCGTCGACGATTTGCCCTGCGAATGGCGTCTGGCTTGCCAGATGATCGTTAGGGACGAAGACATCCGCGTCGAGTACTAA
- a CDS encoding TonB-dependent receptor, protein MRRKTKIKSALLLFPGFVALPASLLAAETATTLSDVVVSDESEDGRPETPSKTDFATPKTKVTKAAIEKTNAVTTVDAVKFESGVFARQRYIGDQNAPIGMRGSNPYQGGRVMVFMDGMPIWNPLQISFNGSPRWGLIGPGEVKSIDVLSGPFSAEYSGNAMGGVLNYNTLMPQKREIYTEATYFVQPYEFEGTKTNLQGFKTFASYGDKFGDFSTYFSYNHIENEGQPMTPQFSGDKGFNRNTALAGLPNGAFLEKNPRTGQYRYNYGDDGIQHSVDDLYKWKGSYAINPELETNFVIAFQNFERTNTGQSFIERANGTTVWPGSTVANSGSLWPASLGASPTTLGTSTQTRQTLTLGWGLKGRIAGDWYTNTNISFFDILKDQTISSNYNPQDPNRVMTGRDSSFDDSGWFNISTKLNNEQFLGRKDLSFATGYEFQHARILLSQNNLSNYSNITNAPGNPLVTRSGGTTDTHALFGQLSWRFIKDWDATVGTRIERWNTYDGIYLSSTAPAGSGLTNAQALAGALNPADRQVSRWSPKFSLGYEPGRWKFRYSVGKAYKFALPEELYGNSNGVSGNGSISDSTLKPEDGTHHNLLAEYDFNNGYVRLNLFHENVRNAIYSVPVLNRFINPASINPNGTTNLTSSIGEVETDGLDFTVNHDRIFGSDFDIKLNTTILNAEIIENQKNPALVGKQFPLMPNYRANLLTTYHVGNDVDLSVGTRYSGRQFSQPDNSDLQLPYYSAFTESVYVDLKATYRFNKAGHVSAGIDNINDYQAFYNHPLPQRTFFAQVGYKF, encoded by the coding sequence ATGCGCAGAAAAACTAAAATAAAGTCAGCCTTATTGTTATTCCCCGGCTTCGTCGCCTTGCCGGCTAGCCTGCTCGCAGCCGAAACGGCCACGACGTTATCGGATGTCGTGGTTTCCGATGAATCCGAAGACGGCCGCCCGGAAACGCCGTCCAAGACCGATTTCGCCACGCCCAAAACCAAAGTGACCAAAGCGGCTATCGAGAAAACCAATGCGGTAACGACGGTGGACGCGGTGAAATTCGAATCCGGCGTGTTTGCCCGGCAACGCTACATCGGCGACCAAAATGCGCCTATCGGCATGCGCGGTTCCAACCCTTACCAAGGCGGCCGGGTCATGGTGTTCATGGACGGCATGCCAATCTGGAATCCTTTGCAAATCAGCTTCAACGGTTCGCCGCGCTGGGGCTTGATCGGACCGGGCGAGGTCAAATCGATAGACGTACTTTCAGGGCCGTTTTCCGCCGAATACAGTGGCAACGCGATGGGCGGTGTGCTGAACTACAACACATTGATGCCGCAAAAGCGCGAAATCTACACCGAAGCGACCTATTTCGTGCAGCCTTACGAATTCGAAGGCACCAAAACCAATCTGCAAGGCTTTAAAACGTTTGCCTCTTACGGCGACAAATTCGGCGATTTCAGCACTTACTTCTCGTACAACCATATCGAGAACGAAGGTCAGCCGATGACGCCGCAATTCTCCGGCGATAAAGGCTTCAATCGGAACACGGCCTTGGCCGGCTTGCCGAACGGCGCCTTTCTGGAAAAAAATCCGCGAACCGGCCAGTACCGTTACAACTACGGCGACGACGGCATCCAACATTCGGTCGACGACCTGTACAAATGGAAAGGCAGTTATGCGATAAACCCGGAGTTGGAGACCAATTTCGTCATTGCCTTCCAAAATTTCGAACGGACCAATACCGGCCAGTCCTTCATCGAGCGCGCCAACGGCACCACCGTCTGGCCGGGCAGTACCGTAGCCAATTCCGGTTCGTTATGGCCGGCCTCGTTGGGCGCATCGCCGACCACGCTCGGCACCAGCACCCAAACCCGGCAAACGCTGACGCTGGGCTGGGGTTTGAAAGGCCGAATCGCCGGCGACTGGTACACCAATACTAATATTAGCTTCTTCGATATCCTGAAAGATCAAACCATCAGCTCCAACTACAATCCGCAAGACCCGAACCGGGTCATGACCGGCAGGGACAGTTCGTTCGACGATTCCGGTTGGTTCAACATATCCACCAAGCTCAATAACGAACAATTCCTGGGCCGCAAGGATTTGTCGTTCGCGACCGGTTACGAATTCCAACATGCCAGGATTTTATTGAGCCAAAACAATTTGAGTAATTACAGCAACATAACCAACGCACCTGGCAACCCACTGGTTACCAGAAGTGGCGGCACTACCGATACTCACGCGCTCTTCGGTCAATTAAGTTGGCGATTCATAAAAGACTGGGATGCCACCGTTGGCACTCGCATCGAGCGTTGGAATACTTATGATGGAATATATTTAAGTTCAACTGCACCCGCAGGAAGCGGATTGACCAATGCCCAAGCATTAGCTGGCGCTTTGAATCCGGCAGACAGACAAGTATCAAGATGGTCACCAAAATTCTCGTTGGGATATGAACCAGGTCGCTGGAAATTCCGTTATTCCGTCGGTAAAGCTTATAAGTTTGCGCTTCCCGAAGAGTTATATGGCAATTCGAACGGGGTTAGCGGTAACGGTTCGATCTCAGATTCCACTTTAAAGCCGGAAGATGGCACCCACCACAACCTTTTAGCCGAGTATGACTTCAATAACGGTTATGTGCGTTTAAATCTATTCCACGAAAACGTAAGAAACGCTATTTACAGCGTACCTGTATTAAATAGATTTATAAATCCAGCCAGCATCAATCCAAATGGAACAACCAATCTAACGTCATCGATAGGCGAAGTTGAAACAGACGGTTTAGATTTTACCGTCAATCATGATCGGATATTTGGTAGCGATTTTGATATAAAACTCAATACAACGATACTTAACGCCGAAATCATTGAGAATCAGAAGAACCCTGCTTTGGTTGGAAAACAATTTCCGTTAATGCCAAACTACAGAGCCAACCTCTTAACTACTTATCATGTCGGGAATGATGTAGACCTTTCTGTTGGTACTAGATACTCAGGAAGACAGTTCTCTCAACCAGATAATTCCGATTTGCAACTGCCCTACTACAGCGCATTTACCGAATCGGTTTACGTCGATTTGAAAGCCACATACCGCTTCAACAAAGCCGGCCACGTCTCCGCCGGTATCGATAACATCAACGACTACCAAGCGTTTTACAACCATCCGCTACCGCAAAGAACCTTCTTCGCCCAGGTCGGTTACAAATTCTAG
- a CDS encoding 2Fe-2S iron-sulfur cluster-binding protein, which produces MAKATITFEDINVTVTVPAGTRIIEVSEKVGSGITYGCREGDCGTCIMKVTSGWNHLTEPSVLEDKILRENMAGKHNRLACQAQVLGGEISVKPV; this is translated from the coding sequence ATGGCCAAAGCGACCATTACATTCGAAGACATCAACGTCACCGTCACCGTACCCGCCGGCACCCGAATCATCGAAGTGTCCGAGAAGGTCGGTTCCGGCATTACCTACGGCTGCCGAGAGGGCGATTGCGGCACCTGCATCATGAAAGTGACGTCAGGCTGGAATCATCTGACCGAACCTTCGGTATTGGAAGACAAAATTCTGCGGGAAAACATGGCCGGCAAGCACAACCGTCTGGCCTGTCAGGCGCAGGTGCTGGGCGGCGAGATTTCCGTCAAACCGGTGTAA
- a CDS encoding nitrogen fixation protein NifQ yields the protein MPAIEPTQTIPSLAVTPKPRQQIYQELAACAGWSPNSVWLAQIIASWAVGEGALPDRLGLAPEQFAALLASHFPGYVLAETAVSGHNLDFSRMLEKQDLETLLRQFAAQPGADTEWLIALIVAACLGSDHLWQDLGLWSRADLSAMLAYNFPDLVARNSKDMKWKKFLYKQLCEAEGLYVCRAPSCEVCKDYQQCFGPED from the coding sequence ATGCCTGCTATAGAACCGACCCAAACCATTCCGAGTCTAGCGGTTACCCCAAAGCCACGGCAGCAGATTTATCAGGAACTCGCGGCGTGCGCCGGCTGGTCGCCCAACAGCGTCTGGCTGGCGCAAATCATCGCCAGTTGGGCGGTGGGAGAGGGGGCGTTGCCGGATCGGCTGGGTTTGGCGCCGGAGCAATTCGCCGCGTTGCTGGCCAGCCATTTCCCCGGCTACGTGTTGGCCGAAACTGCTGTGTCGGGCCATAACCTGGATTTCAGCCGGATGCTGGAAAAACAGGATCTGGAAACGCTATTGCGCCAATTCGCCGCGCAACCGGGCGCCGATACCGAATGGCTGATTGCGCTGATCGTCGCCGCCTGCCTGGGCAGCGACCATTTGTGGCAGGATTTGGGTTTATGGTCGCGCGCCGACCTGTCGGCGATGCTGGCCTACAACTTCCCCGACCTGGTCGCACGCAACAGCAAGGATATGAAATGGAAGAAATTTTTGTACAAACAGCTCTGCGAAGCCGAGGGTCTGTACGTCTGCCGAGCGCCGTCCTGCGAAGTCTGTAAGGACTACCAGCAGTGCTTTGGGCCGGAGGATTAA
- a CDS encoding TlpA family protein disulfide reductase produces MKTLILFLSLVVASLNGAAQADQTPIKPFVPGSYQQILAANAGKPLMLAIWSVDCPSCLKDMAVINQLHDKHPTLKIVMLAADEAEAMPEIQRIVDTHKLGNLENWAFSGDNPEKLRYEIDPAWYGELPRTYFFDAAHQREAKSGAMTLEEFEAKLGKLKI; encoded by the coding sequence ATGAAAACCCTGATCCTGTTTTTGAGTTTGGTTGTCGCCAGCCTGAACGGCGCTGCCCAGGCCGACCAAACCCCGATAAAACCCTTCGTCCCCGGCAGCTACCAGCAAATTTTGGCGGCGAATGCCGGCAAACCGTTGATGCTGGCAATCTGGTCGGTGGATTGCCCGTCCTGCTTGAAGGACATGGCGGTCATCAACCAATTGCACGACAAACACCCCACGTTGAAGATCGTGATGCTGGCGGCCGACGAGGCGGAAGCGATGCCGGAGATTCAACGCATCGTCGACACGCATAAACTGGGCAACCTGGAAAATTGGGCCTTTAGCGGCGATAACCCGGAAAAACTGCGTTACGAAATCGATCCGGCCTGGTACGGCGAACTACCCAGAACCTATTTTTTCGACGCCGCCCACCAACGCGAAGCAAAAAGCGGAGCGATGACGCTGGAAGAATTCGAAGCCAAGCTCGGCAAGCTGAAAATTTAA